A section of the Acidobacteriota bacterium genome encodes:
- a CDS encoding (2Fe-2S)-binding protein, with amino-acid sequence MKETIRFTLNGKKTAVEVEGDRKLLWVLRTELGLTGTKYGCGTGICGACTVLVDKEAVRSCMADVKSVAGKTVTTIEGLADGEKLHPLQQAFIEHGAVQCGFCTPGMLMNAAALLEKNPKMTRGEILAGMENNLCRCGAHKRIVEAIESVGRERRG; translated from the coding sequence ATGAAGGAGACCATACGTTTTACGCTGAACGGAAAAAAGACGGCGGTCGAGGTCGAGGGGGACCGGAAGCTCCTCTGGGTGCTCCGGACCGAACTCGGGCTGACCGGGACCAAGTACGGGTGCGGGACGGGCATCTGCGGGGCCTGCACCGTCCTGGTCGACAAGGAGGCGGTGCGCTCCTGCATGGCCGACGTCAAGAGCGTGGCCGGGAAGACGGTGACCACCATCGAGGGGCTGGCCGACGGGGAGAAGCTCCACCCGCTCCAGCAGGCGTTTATCGAGCACGGGGCGGTCCAGTGCGGCTTCTGCACCCCGGGGATGCTCATGAACGCCGCGGCCCTGCTCGAAAAGAACCCGAAGATGACGCGCGGGGAGATCCTCGCCGGGATGGAAAACAACCTCTGCCGCTGCGGGGCGCACAAGCGCATCGTGGAGGCGATCGAGAGCGTCGGCCGCGAAAGGAGGGGATGA